Genomic window (Fibrobacter sp.):
GTGTTCCTCTACAGCGTAGATAACGCGCTGTGCCGCATTTGCGACCCGGCGTTCATCGGAGCACTTGCCAGCGAAGGCCGTAGCATGTCGGCCTCCAAGGTGGTCCACAAGGCCGGTCCAAACGAAAAGGTGGGCATATTCGCCCTGCAGAACGGCAAGCCCGGCGTGGTGGAATACAGCGACCTTCCCGAAAACTACCGCGACATGACCAACGCCGACGGCAGCCTCACCTTCGACGGCGGAAACATCGCCATCCACCTGTTCAAGCTGGCAGGGCTCCGCAAGCTGCAGACCAGCAGGCTCCCGTGGCACACCGCCCGAAAGACCGTCTGCGGCATCGAGAAATGCTTCAAGTTCGAGCAGTTCCTCTTTGACGCCTTCCCGCTGCTGGGTTCCATGTTGCCCTTCGGTGTGGTCCGCGAAGAAGAATTCAGCCCCGTCAAGAACGCCGACGGAAACGATTCTCCCAAGACCGCCCGCAACATGATCGGACGCCTCCACAAGGAATGGCTGAAAAAGGCTCACGTCGAAGTCAAGGAAGACAAGCTCTACGAAATCTCACCTACCATCAGCTACGCCGGCGAAGGACTTTCCCGCAGGCTGTTCGTGCGGGAGTTCGGCAGAGGCATCTTGGAGTTTGACGAAAAATAAAAAAATAATGTGAAATGTGAAGTGTGTGATGTGGAATTAAACATTCTATGTGCTAAGCTCTAAAATGCTCAAGGCAAAATTCGTCATATACAAAGTTACACTTCATACATTGCTGCGGTTGCCGGACGCCTTCTTTGCGCTGCTGTTCAAGATTGCGTTTCCTATCTACAAGGCTCTCCATACCAAGCGGGCCTACGGCCGTGTTGAACGGCTTCTGCAAGAAACAGGCTTCTACGGAAAAAACGCCACACGCAAGCACAAGGTCACGCCCAAAGACGTGTTCGAAAGCATCTACTGGAACGGCATCGACAGCTACCGCCTGCTGGCCCGGATTCCCTCTGCCACAGCACGGGTCCGATTCGAGAACGAATTTATCATGCAAGATGCCGCCAAGGAGGGAACCGTGGTGGGCATGAGCATCCACCAGGGCGCCTTCGAGAACATGCACCGGATTCTCTGCCGTTACGGCAAGCCGGTACACCTCATTACCGACTCTGCAGGGGATGCCGCCATGCGCAAGTGCCTAGAAGACCTGCGCAGCGACCCGAACCTCACCGAATACCACCCCGACAAGCTCCAGAGCCTTATCCGAAACCTGTTCAAGACCCAGGGAATCCTTGCCATGGTGGTGGACCAGGGCCGTAACACCAAGGGCAACACCGTCTCCCTTTTCAGGAAAAAGAATACCCTCTACCTCAGGCTTCCCGTCAAGGTAAACCAGATGGGGGCAAGCATTGTCACCTTCCGCACCTACAGCGAAACGGTTGTCAAGCAGGGTAAAAAAATCCGAGAGCACGTCATCCGGTTCGAGCACTACTACCCACCCAAGATGGCCGCCACTCCCGAAGGCGAGGCGGAACTGGTCAGCTCCATAGCCGCCGACGTGGAACGCTGGATCGAGGACCACCCCGAGCAGTGGACCTGGAACTACCACAAGAACTTCAAGGTATAAAATGGCTTTCAACGAAGAAGAACTTTTCCAGCTGGAGTGGATCAAGAACCACCACATGGAAGACAAGGACAAGGCCCTGGATGCAGAGAAGGCCGACGTCCCGACCGAGAAAAAAGTTTTCAAGGGACGCAAGGTTCGGAACCCCGCCTCCTGGGGCACACCGCTACCCGAAGACGAGATCGACCTCCACGGCATGACCGCCGACGAGGCGGCGGAGGCGGTGGAACGCCGCATGTCCCAAATGTCCATCGCTGGACTCAGCGTGCTCCGGGTCATCCACGGGGGCGGGAACCCCGCCTACGGCAACGTCAAGAAGATTATCGACCGCAAGGTCCGCTCCGAATGGCGAAACCGGGTGGTTTTCTACCGCACCGAAATCGAAAACGCCGGTTCCAGCATCCTCAAAATCGGCAAACCCGCCCCAAAAACGAAAAAAATAACCTGACAAACCCTTTAATACGGAATAAACTCAGCCTGGTAGAGCGCTTGCTTCGGGAGCAAGAGGTCGTGAGTTCGACTGAATCGGCGATGAACGAAGTGAATGCAGCCGATTCAGAGATTAAGCCAAAGGCTTAACCCGTAGGGCAAAAACCGTAACAAAGTTAGGTTTTTGTCTCATCTCGCTAAAAAATTTGCATTTGACCTTTAATTTTTCGTCTTTTTTAACTGTCTTTGAGCCACAAAACAGGAATATAGCTCAGCCTGGTAGAGCGCTTGCTTCGGGAGCAAGAGGTCGTGAGTTCGAATCTCGCTATTCCGATAAAAAGAAAAACCACCCTAAAGGGTGGTTTTCTTTTTATACGCGGAATAGCGAGAGATTCAGGACGAGCGACGTAGTCGTGAGTTCGACTACCGCGGAGCGGAACGAAGTGAAACGCGACGCGGGAGGCCTTGACCGTGCAAAGCACGGCAAGCCCGAAGGGCAAAACAGGAACAAAGTGACTGTTTTGGCACTGAATCGGCGATGAACGAAGTGAATATAGCCGATTCAGAGATTAAGCCGAAGGCTTAACCCGTAGGGCAAAGCCTGAATGTAATGAAGGCTTTGTCTTATCTCGCTATTCCGGTAGTAAGGGTTTTGTCCATAACATTGCTTTCCTTTTGCCGGAGCTCTTTCGTATTAGAATATTGCACAATAGTCAAACTTTTTTATAGAATCAGAAATTCAAAATAGCCGGTACTGCACAAATTGTCACTCTTTGACAAAATTTTTTGCTATATTGGGGGCAAAGGGCGGACCGGAGCCGCGAGTCCGGGCATTTTCCGCAAGAAATCTCGCGAAATTTCTTAAAATTGGCGAAAAAAGGCATTTTTTAGTTTTGAAAAGGTAGATAATGGCTGTAAAGTACGACAAGGACAGCATCAAGACTCTAGACTGGTACGAACACATTAGGCTCCGCCCCGGTATGTACATCGGCAAGCTGGGCGACGGACAGAGCCCCGACGACGGCATCTACGTGCTCGCGAAGGAAGTTATCGACAACTCCATCGACGAGTTCGCCATGGGCGCGGGCAAAAAAATTGAAATCGACATGGAAGACCACAGCTGCCGCGTGCGCGACTACGGCCGCGGCATCCCTCTCGAAAAGGTCATCGACTGCGTGTCGAAGATGAATACGGGCGGCAAGTACGATTCCGAAGCCTTCCAGAAGTCTGTGGGCATGAACGGTGTGGGTACCAAGGCGGTGAACGCGCTCTCCACAAAGTTTATCGTACAAAGTTTCCGCGACGGCAAGGTCAAGCGCGCCGAGTTCAGCAAGGGCATCCTGGTGAAGGACTTCAAGATTACCTCCACCACCGAGAAGAACGGCACCGAAATCTACTTCGAGCCCGATAACGACCTGTTCAAGAACTTCCGGTTCCTCCCCGCCTACATGGAAGAGAAGATCTGGAACTACGCCTACCTGAACAACGGGCTCACGCTGGTGATGAACGGCAAGGATTACAACAGCCCGAACGGGCTCTTGGACCTGCTCCACAGCCGTACCGACGACACCATCCGCTACCCGGTCATCCACTGCAAGGGCAAGGATATCGAGTTTGCCATCACGCACTCGAACCAGGAAGGCGAGCACTACTTCAGCTTCGTGAACGGCCAGCACACCACCCAGGGCGGTACCCACCAGGCGGCATTCCGCGAGGGACTCGTAAAGGGCGTGCGCGACCACTTCAAGAAGGAATACGACGCATCCGACGTGCGCAACTGCATCGTGGGAGCCGTTTCCGTGCGCATCCAGGAACCGGTTTTTGAATCCCAGACCAAGACGAAGCTCGGTTCCACCACCACGGCCCCGAACGGCCCCGCACTCCGTACCTGGATTGTGGATTTTGTGGCCCAGGAACTGGACAATTACCTCCACAAGAACGAGGACACGGCCAAGAAGCTCCTGGAACGCATCAACCAGAACGAAAAGCTCCGCAAGGAACTGGCCGGCGTCAAGAAGCTCGCCAACGAGCGCGCCAAGAAGGCGAACCTCAACAACAAGAAGCTCCGTGACTGCAGCGTGCACCTCACCGATGCCAAAAACCCGCTCAAGAGCGAGACCATGATTTTTATTACCGAGGGTAATTCCGCCTCCGGTACCATCACTACGGCACGTAACCCCAAGACCCAGGCGGTGTTCAGCCTGCGCGGCAAGCCGAAGAACAGCTACGGCCTCTCCAAGAAAATCGTGTACGAGAACGAGGAATGGAACCTGCTCCAGGCCGCCCTCAACATCGAAAACGGGCTCGAGGACCTGCGCTACGACAAGGTGATTATCGCGACCGATGCCGACGTGGACGGCATGCACATCCGCCTCCTGGTGATGACGTTCTTCTTGCAGTACTTCCCGGAACTCGTGCAGGAGAAGCACCTCTACATATTGCAGGCGCCGCTCTTCCGCGTGCGCAACCGCAAAGACAAAAAGAAGACCTTCTACTGCTACGACGAAGAGGAACGGGACAAGGCAGCGAAGGAAATCAACAAGAAGGATTTGGAAATCACGCGCTTCAAAGGCCTCGGCGAAATGGACTCCGAGGACTTCAAGTTGCTTATCGGCGAAAACATGCACCTGGAGACCGTCACCATGCCAAGCGACGCCTCTCTGGGCAAGCTGCTGGAATACTACATGGGCAAGAACACCCAGGCCCGCCAGGACTACATCGTCGAAAACCTGCGCACCGAGGCGGTAGAGGAATTGTAACAGGTATGGGCTACGAGCTATGAGCACGGGCCTTCGGCCCTTTGAGCAAAGTAAGGCGCCACAGGCGCGATTATCTAGCTCAAAGCGAAGCGACCTCACACCTCAAAGCGAAGCGACCTCAAGGCTAAATTATGGATGAAGAACAGAAAACTTTAGGACTTTCGAACGTAAACCACCTGGAAAAGCTTTACAACGGCTGGTTCCTGGACTACGCGAGCTATACGATTCTCGACCGCGCCGTGCCCTACTTCGAGGACGGCCTCAAGCCGGTGCAGCGCCGCATTCTCCACACTATGTACGAGATGAACGACGGCAGTTTCCACAAGGTGGCGGGCATCGTGGGCGACACCATGCACTACCACCCCCACGGCGACGCCTCCATCTACACGGCCCTGGTGAACATGGGCCAGAAGAACCTGCTTATCGAGCCGCAGGGTAACTGGGGTAACCCGCTTACGGGCGACGAGGCTGCCGCCCCGCGTTACATCGAAGGCAAGCTCAGCGACTTTGCGCTGGACGTGATGTTCAACCCCGAGACTACGGAATGGATTCCGAACTACGACGGGCGTTCCAAGGAACCGGTGACACTCCCCGCGAAGTTCCCGATTCTCCTGGCCCAGGGCGTGGACGGCATCGCGGTGGGCCTTTCCACCACCATCCTCCCTCACAACTTCAAGGAACTGTGCCAGGCGAGCATCGACTACCTGCGCGGCCGCAAGTTCACGCTGTACCCGGACTTCTATACGGGCGGCATCATCGACGTGAGCGAATACAACGACGGCCAGCGCGGCGGACGCCTCAAGGTCCGAGCCCGCATCGAAAAGCTCGACAACAAGACGCTGGTCATCCGCGAAATTCCCTTCGGCACCACCACCGATAGCCTCATCGACTCCATCGTGGCGGCCAACGACAAGGGAAAAATCAAGATCAAGCAGATTGTGGACCACACCACCGAAAACGTGGAAATCCAGATCCACCTGCAGGCAGGTTCCGACCCGCAGGTCGTCATCGACGCGCTCTATGCGTTTACCGACTGCCAGACGACTTTGGCCGCCAACAGCTGTGTGATTATCGACAAGAAACCGAAATTCAGTAGCACCACGGAACTTCTGAAGCTCAGCACCGACCACACGGTACACCTGCTGGACTGGGAACTGGACAACGAGCTCAAGCACCTGCAGGACCAGTGGCACATGACGAGCCTCGAGAAAATTTTCATCGAGAAGGAAGTCTACGAGGTCATCAAGAAGGCGAAGACCCACGACGAGATGGTCCAGCTGATTGATGAAGGCTTGAAGCCATACGTGCGCAAGCTCCGCCGCGAAGTGACCCGCGAAGAAATTCTCAAGTTGGCCGAAATTCCGGTCCGCCGCATCAGCCGTTTTGACCGCAAAAAAGCCGACGAGTTCCTGGAAGAACTGGACAAGAAGATTGAAGAGGTGAACCACAACAAAGAACACCTCACCGACTACGCCGTGAACTACTTCAAGAACATCCTCAAGAAGTACGGCGAAGGTCGCGACCGCAAGACTGAAATTGGCGAATTCGGCCAGGTGAGCGCCGTGCACGTGGCTCTCGCGAACCAGAAACTCTACGTGAACCGCAAGGAAGGCTTCCTCGGCACGGGCATGAAGAAGGAAGAATACCTCTTTGACGTGTCCGAATACGACGACCTCATCGTGTTCAAGGCCGACGGCAGCTTCAAGGTGGTGAAGGTCTCCGACAAGGATTTCGTGGGCAAGAACATTGTACTCGTGGAAAAATTCAACAAGGACGACGAGCGCCACATCTACAACGTCATCCACCAGGACGGCAAGGACGGCACCGCCTACATCAAGCGTTTCAACGTAGGCGGCGTGACCCGCGACAAGGACTACTACATGGGCAAGAACAAGCCCGGCAGCCGCCTCTTGTACATGTCCAGCAACCTGAACGGCGAGGCCGAAGTAGTGGAAGTGACGCTCAAGCCGCGTCCGCGTACCAAGCTGAACTTCGAAGTGGACTTCAGCTCCATCGAAGTGAAAGGACGCGGCGCCATGGGCAATATCGTCACCAAGTACCCAGTCAAGACAGTCAAGCGTATCCGTAAGGGTGTCAGCACTCTGGGGGCCCGCGTGCTGTACTTTGACGCCCTCTCCGGACTCATCAGCACCCAGAGAAGGGGCGACCGCATCGGCGAATTCGGCGAGAAGGACAAGATCCTCATCGTCAAGGAAAACGGCAGGGCCCGGGTCCACGACATGGCCGACCCGATTCTTGTGGGTACCGGTATCAAGTACATCCACAAGTTCGACCCCACCCAGGTCTTTACCATCCTCTACTTCGAGGGCGGAAACTTCAACTACATGGTGAAGCGATTCAACCTGGAAGGCTGCCCCATGACAACGGAATTCAACCTCATCAGCGACCACAAGGATTCTCAGATGATTGAATTCTTCGCCACAGACGATGCCCGCCAGCTCATGGAATACCAGGTGGGCCGCGAAGTCCAGAAAGAAGAGCTGGACCTGACAGAAGTGGCCGATGTCAAGAGCTACAAGGCTCTGGGCAGCAAGTTCACCGCGAAGAAGGTGAAGCGCACGAGCCGAATCAGCCCGGCCGACACCTTCGACGACGGCACGGACGACTCGGCCACCGGCACAGAGGTATCCGTCAAGGACGAAGACGACAACGACCTATTTAAATAGTCACAACAGACAAACTGATATAAAATTAAAGGCCAGGGATTTCCCTGGCCTTTGTTAAGTTCTTTTAAATGGGAAAATTACTCCCAATCACTATCAGCACTCTTTGATGGAGCTGGTGCTGCTGGAGCCTTGGATGCTGCCGGTTTTTGTGCTTGCTGAGCAGCAGGAGTCTGTTGCTTAGCAGGAGCAGCTGCGGTCGCAGGCTTCTGTTCTACCTTTTTCGCTTCAGGAACTGGAGCAGGATTTCCTGTCGTTTCAGAGGAAGCCTCAGAAATATCCACATTGCCAATATAGTTACGGATAATGCGAGGTGTCACAAAAATCACAAGGTCTTTTTTCACTACAGCCTTACGAGAATACTTGAACAAGTTGCCAAACAGCGGAATATCCTTCAAGAACGGAATACCACTTTCAGATTCTTGCGTTTCATTACGAGTAAGGCCGCCAATCACCACAGTTTCACCATCTGCTACAACCACCTTAGTCTTTGCTTCCTGAGTACTAATGACAACTTCACCCTTAGAGTCATAGTCATAAGAGTTATTTTCAGGATGCAAATCCAACAAAATGCGGTTGTCACCGGATACATGGGGTGTTACCGTAAGCTTGATACCCGTTTCCACTAACTGTGTAGAGGATTCTCCGTCATCGTCAATGACACGGATAGAAATCTTGTCTCCCATGAACACCTGAGCTTCGGTGTTGTCAAGAGTGGAAACCTGGGGGCTGGCAAGCACTTCTGTAGAGGCGTCTCCCATCAAATTGGTAATGGCTAATTGCAAATGGTTGTCCAAAACGCTGGTAGTTATAGACGCAGACGGATTAAGAACTGCAGGAGACACGCCCTTGTTGGGGAAAGACTGCGCAGCCACGCCCATTCGAGGATCTCCAGCAGCACTTCCCGTGGGCATTTGAGCTTGGCCCGGAGTCAACCCAGTTTTGCCAGCCTGATAGGTCCAGTCCACACCCAGTTCGCGGGCGAGTTCGCTGTTCACCACCACAAGCTTTGCAGTAATCATGATTTGGAGAGTTTCGATATCCAGCTCATTCAAGGCGTTCTCCATCTGATCAATTCTTCCATCGGTATCATAGACAATGATGGAGTTAGTGCGTTCCACCACCGTAATGCGGCCACGATTGGACTTCATGCTTTCGAGCACCTTGACCAGTTCCTCAGCCTTGGCATGATGCACCTGAAAGTTCTTACGGACCAAAGGAGCATTCTGTTCTGCCTGAGCCTCTTCATCCGCAATTTTCTTTTGCTTGGCCTGATAGGTACTAGAACGCTGAATGGTAATGTACTTGTCCTGAATGAGCCAGGTCAGGTCATTAATCTCGCAGATAATATCCAAAGTCTCTTGCCAAGTTTTCTTGGTAATCTTGAGGCTCATCTTGCCCTTCACATCGGGAGCAAGAAGAATGTCCACACCCGCAGTCACGGAGAGAGAACGGAATACGGCATCGAAGTCCATATCCACAAAGGTAAAGTTATACAACTTCTTGTTGGGCTCCGAAGGGCCACTCTCCGCAGGCTGCTGGGCAAATGATGCCGTGACACCTACAGCAAGAAGCAGAATGAGAACGATCTTGGCTATTTTTTTCACTTTTTACCCCCATACTTATCGGGAAGACCCATGGAGTAGCGACGGCTCACACCGAATTCTTGGATTAGGAAGAGCACATCTGTTTCTGTAATTTTCAATACCTTGCCGTTCAAGATCTTATCCCCTTCCTTGAGGGTATAAGAAATAGACGGATTTTTGGCTTCAACCAGAATGGCCATCGGCACATCGGACTCCCAAATAATGCCTACGAGTTCCACCTGGTCAATATTAATACCCTCTTCTACCAAGCCCTTCACATCTACAAAGGGATCGCGGCGGCCGAAAGAGCTATAGGTAACGCGGTCTTCGTACATACCATCCAGCTGACTGGCAATATTGACAGAGCCTTCGGCAAGTTCACCCCTTTCCTTGTCCACTTGTTTGAGCCTCTCTTGCTGAACTGCAGAAAGTTCATCCTTGTAACTCACTGAACGGCGGTTCACAAAGCCCACACGAGCTCCGCTCTGCACTTTATAATAAAGGCCAACTAAATCCATATTCACCAAGCGATCACCAAACGAAAGGCGATTAATAATCTGGGAATTTTCATTAGGACCTGCATACATGTCAATTTCGTCATCTACCACGATAAGTTCGCGAACCACCGGTTTCAAGTGGAACACTTGAGCCCCCGACACAATTTTCTTGCTTTCCTTATCGTACTTGTTTACAAATGTATCGAAATTCTGGCTTGCATCTGCAGCCTTCATCCAATCACGTACAAAAATTCCATCAGGTCTTGCCGACCAGAAAATAAAACCGTCTTTCTTTATGACATTTTCGCTGGTCTGCAGAACCAAAGCACCATCCTGTACCAAAATTACAGGCCGGAGTCCCACTGGCAACTGAAGTTTCAGGCCATTAGCGCCCCAAGTTGCAGACTTAACAAGAGATCCCGCACCAATTTTAAATACCGGTGATTTCTGCGGGCCCGCAACACCTATCGTTACGATAGATGCCTTATCGGGACCGGAAACATACTTGATATCAATAGCATCGTCAGCTACCAAGCGGAACTGTTCCATACCGGAGCCCATAAGAACCGTAAACTCCTTGACTCCAGGCAAGAGCGCGGAAATATTTCCATCCTCCTTGACAGCCTTATCCAAGTTCTTCTGTTCATCTGCCAATCGTTTGGCTTCTTCGGCAGCTGCTTTCTCGGCAGCCTTCTTCTCCTCGGCTAGCCGTTTCTTTTCTTCAAGAGCAGCCTTCTCTGCAGCTTTCTTTTCTTCAGCCAAGCGCTTCTTTTCTTCGGCAGCGGCCTTGGCGGCGGCCTTTTTGTCTTCGAGGGCCTGCTTTTCAGCAGCTTTCTTTTCTTCGGCCAAGCGCTTCTTTTCTTCGGCAGCAGCCTTGGCTGCAGCTTTTTTATCTTCAATAGCCTGCTTTTCTGCAGCCTTTTTCTCTTCAGCTATACGTTTCTTTTCTTCAAGAGCGGCCTTTTCTGCAGCTTTCTTTTCTTCAAGAGCTCGTTTGTCAGCTTCTTTTTTCTTCTGGGCAAAAATTTTGGAAAGAATCCAGGCCTTACCCTTGTTCCCTTTGAGTTTTAAAAGGAAATTGGAACCTTCCAAGGAAATTTCGTTCTTGTCACCACTCAGGGACGGACCTACATTCATCTCGATTTTCAAGAACTGCATACCACGGTAATTGTCCTTGAAAACCCTCATGGATTTCACCCACTCGGATGCGCCGTCGATATCGTAGTTTCCTTCGCCCAAGGCGAAATCCGTATTGGAAAAACCAACAGTCAGTTTCTTTGCCGCTGCGTCATATTTCTGGAAGAACGTAGGCAAATCTTCCTCGGATGCAAACAGGAATCCCATTTCGCATTTCTTGGCATCGCAGACAAATTTTACATCCTTAATCTGAGCCGCAGTTGTAGAGGCGACAAAGGCAAGGAACAAAAGGACAAATATTTTTTTCATCATTTTGCTACCTTCTTGGATGTGTAAGTGGTCAGGTTAAAGGTAACCGACATGGTAATGGGAGTCCATCCATGGGTTTCCGCTTTCTGAAGCTCGGCGGCAATGCCGGAGTAGCGATTAAGGCGCAAGTTAGAAATCGCCGTCGGGTAGTTGAAGTTTGCTATTTCGGCAAACAGGTAACCCAACATGTGATAGCCAGAGTTCACCGCAATAGAATAACGGTTCTCTATGTAATGTTCCTTTTCGCTACCG
Coding sequences:
- the pilQ gene encoding type IV pilus secretin PilQ; translated protein: MKKIAKIVLILLLAVGVTASFAQQPAESGPSEPNKKLYNFTFVDMDFDAVFRSLSVTAGVDILLAPDVKGKMSLKITKKTWQETLDIICEINDLTWLIQDKYITIQRSSTYQAKQKKIADEEAQAEQNAPLVRKNFQVHHAKAEELVKVLESMKSNRGRITVVERTNSIIVYDTDGRIDQMENALNELDIETLQIMITAKLVVVNSELARELGVDWTYQAGKTGLTPGQAQMPTGSAAGDPRMGVAAQSFPNKGVSPAVLNPSASITTSVLDNHLQLAITNLMGDASTEVLASPQVSTLDNTEAQVFMGDKISIRVIDDDGESSTQLVETGIKLTVTPHVSGDNRILLDLHPENNSYDYDSKGEVVISTQEAKTKVVVADGETVVIGGLTRNETQESESGIPFLKDIPLFGNLFKYSRKAVVKKDLVIFVTPRIIRNYIGNVDISEASSETTGNPAPVPEAKKVEQKPATAAAPAKQQTPAAQQAQKPAASKAPAAPAPSKSADSDWE
- a CDS encoding type IIA DNA topoisomerase subunit B — encoded protein: MAVKYDKDSIKTLDWYEHIRLRPGMYIGKLGDGQSPDDGIYVLAKEVIDNSIDEFAMGAGKKIEIDMEDHSCRVRDYGRGIPLEKVIDCVSKMNTGGKYDSEAFQKSVGMNGVGTKAVNALSTKFIVQSFRDGKVKRAEFSKGILVKDFKITSTTEKNGTEIYFEPDNDLFKNFRFLPAYMEEKIWNYAYLNNGLTLVMNGKDYNSPNGLLDLLHSRTDDTIRYPVIHCKGKDIEFAITHSNQEGEHYFSFVNGQHTTQGGTHQAAFREGLVKGVRDHFKKEYDASDVRNCIVGAVSVRIQEPVFESQTKTKLGSTTTAPNGPALRTWIVDFVAQELDNYLHKNEDTAKKLLERINQNEKLRKELAGVKKLANERAKKANLNNKKLRDCSVHLTDAKNPLKSETMIFITEGNSASGTITTARNPKTQAVFSLRGKPKNSYGLSKKIVYENEEWNLLQAALNIENGLEDLRYDKVIIATDADVDGMHIRLLVMTFFLQYFPELVQEKHLYILQAPLFRVRNRKDKKKTFYCYDEEERDKAAKEINKKDLEITRFKGLGEMDSEDFKLLIGENMHLETVTMPSDASLGKLLEYYMGKNTQARQDYIVENLRTEAVEEL
- a CDS encoding lauroyl acyltransferase, which gives rise to MLKAKFVIYKVTLHTLLRLPDAFFALLFKIAFPIYKALHTKRAYGRVERLLQETGFYGKNATRKHKVTPKDVFESIYWNGIDSYRLLARIPSATARVRFENEFIMQDAAKEGTVVGMSIHQGAFENMHRILCRYGKPVHLITDSAGDAAMRKCLEDLRSDPNLTEYHPDKLQSLIRNLFKTQGILAMVVDQGRNTKGNTVSLFRKKNTLYLRLPVKVNQMGASIVTFRTYSETVVKQGKKIREHVIRFEHYYPPKMAATPEGEAELVSSIAADVERWIEDHPEQWTWNYHKNFKV
- a CDS encoding DNA gyrase/topoisomerase IV subunit A, which encodes MDEEQKTLGLSNVNHLEKLYNGWFLDYASYTILDRAVPYFEDGLKPVQRRILHTMYEMNDGSFHKVAGIVGDTMHYHPHGDASIYTALVNMGQKNLLIEPQGNWGNPLTGDEAAAPRYIEGKLSDFALDVMFNPETTEWIPNYDGRSKEPVTLPAKFPILLAQGVDGIAVGLSTTILPHNFKELCQASIDYLRGRKFTLYPDFYTGGIIDVSEYNDGQRGGRLKVRARIEKLDNKTLVIREIPFGTTTDSLIDSIVAANDKGKIKIKQIVDHTTENVEIQIHLQAGSDPQVVIDALYAFTDCQTTLAANSCVIIDKKPKFSSTTELLKLSTDHTVHLLDWELDNELKHLQDQWHMTSLEKIFIEKEVYEVIKKAKTHDEMVQLIDEGLKPYVRKLRREVTREEILKLAEIPVRRISRFDRKKADEFLEELDKKIEEVNHNKEHLTDYAVNYFKNILKKYGEGRDRKTEIGEFGQVSAVHVALANQKLYVNRKEGFLGTGMKKEEYLFDVSEYDDLIVFKADGSFKVVKVSDKDFVGKNIVLVEKFNKDDERHIYNVIHQDGKDGTAYIKRFNVGGVTRDKDYYMGKNKPGSRLLYMSSNLNGEAEVVEVTLKPRPRTKLNFEVDFSSIEVKGRGAMGNIVTKYPVKTVKRIRKGVSTLGARVLYFDALSGLISTQRRGDRIGEFGEKDKILIVKENGRARVHDMADPILVGTGIKYIHKFDPTQVFTILYFEGGNFNYMVKRFNLEGCPMTTEFNLISDHKDSQMIEFFATDDARQLMEYQVGREVQKEELDLTEVADVKSYKALGSKFTAKKVKRTSRISPADTFDDGTDDSATGTEVSVKDEDDNDLFK
- a CDS encoding Smr/MutS family protein yields the protein MAFNEEELFQLEWIKNHHMEDKDKALDAEKADVPTEKKVFKGRKVRNPASWGTPLPEDEIDLHGMTADEAAEAVERRMSQMSIAGLSVLRVIHGGGNPAYGNVKKIIDRKVRSEWRNRVVFYRTEIENAGSSILKIGKPAPKTKKIT